A genomic segment from Mycobacteriales bacterium encodes:
- a CDS encoding M15 family metallopeptidase: MVRRGVVVACCVALSAVLAGAASAGTPASGLGRQSWRNGLHFNDKGVSRVSAAELGKSWHLGCPVGPSRLRAMEVGYWGFDGRRHTGVLVVNSAAVAAIRTAFAAIERARFPIRLMEPVAAYGGNDNRSMAHDNTSAFNCRLAVTDGPKSWSEHAYGEAVDIDTFENPYELDGRVLPPAATQYADRSKRRPGMIFANGPVVRAFAAVGWGWGGSWSGSPDYQHFSVNGR, from the coding sequence ATGGTGCGCCGGGGCGTCGTCGTGGCCTGCTGCGTCGCGCTGTCGGCAGTGCTGGCAGGGGCCGCCTCGGCGGGAACGCCGGCGTCCGGGCTGGGCCGGCAGTCGTGGCGCAACGGGCTGCACTTCAACGACAAGGGCGTGAGCCGGGTCAGCGCTGCCGAGCTCGGCAAGAGCTGGCACCTTGGCTGCCCGGTCGGCCCGAGCCGGCTGCGGGCGATGGAGGTCGGCTACTGGGGCTTCGACGGCCGCCGCCACACCGGTGTGCTGGTGGTGAACTCGGCCGCGGTCGCTGCGATCCGTACCGCGTTCGCCGCGATCGAGCGGGCGAGGTTCCCGATCCGGCTGATGGAGCCGGTGGCGGCGTACGGCGGGAACGACAACCGTTCGATGGCGCACGACAACACGTCCGCCTTCAACTGTCGGCTGGCGGTGACCGACGGACCGAAGAGCTGGTCGGAGCACGCCTACGGCGAGGCGGTCGACATTGACACGTTCGAGAATCCGTACGAGCTCGACGGACGGGTGCTGCCGCCGGCGGCGACGCAGTACGCCGACCGTTCGAAGCGGCGCCCCGGAATGATCTTCGCGAACGGTCCGGTCGTGCGGGCGTTCGCCGCCGTCGGGTGGGGCTGGGGCGGGAGCTGGTCCGGATCGCCGGACTACCAGCACTTCTCGGTCAACGGCCGCTGA